A genomic window from Halogeometricum borinquense DSM 11551 includes:
- a CDS encoding BGTF surface domain-containing protein — translation MTRFRVALLACILCAATVPAGVIAAEESATIVHEGDTLTLHQSTGQTVSGETTLPEGTTLSIRMSSTGDTSPAFLRVSETTVTEHGTFEAHFDMSEGPKTGTFEVTVSHDGDSLTETEGKIVPCDSNCTDVTVTEHDTPDEGMQPSPDRVDMVSVVEVTQTRTARIPVTFGDKEKVTITIGSEEVNYKYVATLRDRDDDGRAVVLFDTENAGTNHRTGSVLDNGSKYSLDPKEEWELEDLIHRGDYQMEIYPGADTSVDPASVGSLVILEAPPANPTPTETKVTETTTQQTTNTAASMRKSTGGVFGGDSAGLTAIIGGCVLGVVGIGALLGLFRSA, via the coding sequence ATGACGAGATTCCGTGTCGCACTCCTCGCCTGTATCCTCTGTGCGGCCACCGTGCCCGCAGGAGTAATAGCCGCAGAAGAGTCAGCCACCATCGTCCACGAGGGTGACACGCTGACGCTCCATCAGAGTACCGGACAGACGGTCAGCGGAGAGACGACACTCCCGGAAGGGACGACCCTGAGTATCCGGATGAGCTCGACAGGTGACACGAGCCCGGCCTTCCTCCGAGTGTCGGAAACGACTGTCACCGAGCACGGAACGTTCGAAGCGCACTTCGACATGAGCGAGGGACCGAAAACTGGGACGTTCGAAGTGACAGTCTCTCATGACGGTGACAGCCTCACGGAGACCGAAGGGAAAATCGTCCCCTGTGACAGCAACTGTACCGACGTGACGGTAACTGAGCACGACACACCCGACGAGGGAATGCAGCCCTCGCCTGACCGCGTTGATATGGTCTCCGTCGTCGAGGTAACGCAGACGAGAACGGCTCGGATTCCCGTCACCTTCGGAGATAAGGAGAAGGTCACGATCACCATCGGCAGCGAGGAAGTGAACTACAAGTACGTCGCGACACTCCGGGACAGAGACGACGATGGCCGCGCCGTTGTCCTGTTCGATACGGAAAACGCTGGAACTAATCACAGGACGGGTAGCGTCCTCGACAATGGGAGTAAGTACAGTCTCGATCCGAAAGAGGAGTGGGAACTGGAAGATCTCATTCACCGAGGCGACTACCAGATGGAGATATATCCCGGGGCGGACACCTCGGTTGACCCAGCGTCCGTGGGTTCGCTCGTCATCCTCGAAGCGCCGCCGGCCAACCCGACGCCAACGGAGACGAAAGTGACAGAAACGACAACCCAGCAGACGACTAACACCGCAGCCAGTATGAGAAAGTCAACAGGCGGAGTGTTCGGCGGCGATTCCGCCGGGCTGACCGCTATCATCGGTGGTTGTGTCCTCGGTGTTGTCGGTATCGGTGCTCTCCTCGGACTGTTCCGATCAGCATAG